The Lichenihabitans psoromatis genome contains a region encoding:
- a CDS encoding ATP-binding protein, translated as MRLDELVLERYGAVEHRRLTLNGPGLTVVYGPNEAGKSTCLAALTDFLFRIPERTLRGGVFGTDVMRIGATLSMADGRRVTLKRRAGRGKTLIDQAGAPCDDAVLATLLGSTTRERFEHLFGLDHESLRQGGDQLLLADGEIGRLIVEAGGGLRSLMRRLDAIDAEIDTLFAPRRKESRAFYKALDAFEDAEKVAKAAALTRDAYERDRKTHETALTRLSEARAAKRDLAQSLSRLQRVERVIPTLRELDAVEDKLALYADVTGLAEDFADRCTAALSTRDTVAADLASIRRHVADLSDRLDVMAVDTNLAEAEAAVRDIEQGMVMVSRARNDRANRLKELGDAEAELAGLRQRLGVGPDADLEPLMPPQPVLDRVLALAADAVARRLRLDNAREASALADEIVRGTARRIEALVARGRHEPFGASVTTFAALPVEADGLAHKSQQILRDADILHARAAALGFVDIDALRALVCPAADQLRLEIEARTLIAAEVTRQVSAHAAAIQQREIARADIDRLRQGGEIATDAALAAARAQRHEAWQPIRAAHLAGRSDRSAIERSAEIAALDVGLAHADQLADSRTSEAQRVATLVETERRLAEASAAVTAAETARAQLARSLERRLADLCRAFPEACERRPEAPALLALVEARADMLARADAIETARLDAEQANRSLAPRLRQFEGAERKALLRPEPGADLAERVQALAQAIATHDQAHAAYLRDERDLVAQQSQHATARRLLAGLEQEEQAWIAAWGVAAMQLGLPADAPTDLGATLAAQWNRARGELRSLAQTRRRLLRMDEDEAALTGQISALAAPLGIALADDTLASGAMLVDRWRYNNTLRLGRDALVPERDAVTAALQTRQQAFDEAESVLKELAEQAAVPAGDDAALKRIAERRLDLSGLRSRQTQLASTARRAGEGLDLDVLRREALGQDLDAVRAEVADLKGRLDALDQTMEAAIRDEQSAGKAMEAHEAPSAVQRAVVDRERATADMHAAVERYVELRLARDLVTQAIQRVRSEQQDPLIRAAGAMFARMTQGQFDGVEADVDQKGAPVVRGIRSGGRGSEAVATMSDGTRDQLFLAFRLASLANYCAATEPLPFVADDILVHFDDRRGAATLDLLAEFATTTQVLLFTHHQSVLAAGERLAVDGRASIVTIA; from the coding sequence GTGCGGCTGGATGAACTCGTCCTCGAGCGCTACGGCGCTGTCGAGCATCGCCGCCTCACGCTGAACGGACCGGGTCTGACGGTCGTTTATGGTCCGAACGAAGCCGGCAAAAGCACCTGTTTGGCGGCTCTTACGGACTTTCTGTTCCGCATTCCGGAACGCACCCTGCGGGGCGGCGTATTCGGCACGGATGTGATGCGGATTGGCGCAACGCTCAGCATGGCCGACGGGCGCCGCGTCACGCTGAAGCGGCGCGCTGGTCGTGGCAAGACGCTCATCGATCAAGCCGGAGCGCCCTGCGACGACGCGGTGCTGGCGACGCTGCTGGGATCGACGACGCGCGAGCGGTTCGAGCATTTGTTCGGCCTCGATCACGAGAGCTTGCGCCAGGGTGGCGACCAGTTGCTGCTGGCCGATGGCGAGATCGGTCGCTTGATTGTGGAGGCGGGTGGCGGCCTGCGAAGCCTGATGCGGCGGCTCGATGCGATCGATGCGGAGATCGACACGCTGTTCGCCCCGCGACGCAAGGAAAGCCGCGCTTTCTATAAGGCCCTCGATGCGTTCGAGGATGCCGAGAAGGTCGCCAAAGCCGCCGCCCTGACGCGGGACGCGTATGAGCGGGACCGCAAGACCCATGAGACGGCCCTCACGCGCCTGTCCGAGGCGCGAGCCGCCAAGCGGGATCTGGCGCAAAGCCTGTCGCGCTTGCAACGGGTGGAACGCGTCATTCCGACTCTGCGCGAGCTCGACGCCGTCGAGGACAAGCTCGCGCTTTATGCCGACGTGACGGGGCTTGCGGAGGATTTTGCCGATCGATGCACGGCGGCCCTGTCGACACGCGACACCGTCGCGGCCGATCTCGCCAGCATCCGACGGCACGTTGCCGATCTCTCGGATCGGCTCGACGTGATGGCGGTCGACACCAATCTGGCGGAGGCCGAAGCGGCGGTGCGGGATATCGAGCAGGGCATGGTGATGGTGTCCCGCGCCCGCAACGACCGCGCAAATCGCTTGAAGGAGCTTGGCGATGCCGAGGCCGAACTGGCCGGATTGCGCCAGCGGCTCGGCGTTGGGCCGGATGCCGATCTCGAACCCTTGATGCCGCCGCAGCCGGTGCTGGACCGGGTGCTCGCGCTTGCGGCCGATGCCGTGGCACGGCGGCTTCGGCTCGACAATGCGCGCGAGGCGAGCGCGCTGGCCGATGAAATCGTCAGGGGAACAGCACGGCGGATCGAGGCCCTGGTGGCGCGCGGGCGGCACGAGCCCTTCGGCGCGAGCGTGACGACCTTCGCGGCGCTCCCGGTCGAAGCCGACGGTTTGGCGCATAAATCGCAGCAGATCCTGCGTGACGCTGACATCCTTCACGCGCGTGCGGCGGCGCTCGGTTTCGTCGATATCGACGCTTTGCGGGCGCTCGTCTGCCCGGCCGCCGATCAACTCCGGCTCGAGATCGAAGCCCGCACCCTGATCGCGGCCGAAGTGACCCGGCAGGTGAGCGCCCATGCGGCCGCAATCCAACAACGCGAGATCGCGCGGGCCGATATCGACCGGCTGCGGCAGGGGGGCGAGATCGCGACCGATGCGGCGTTGGCGGCTGCGCGGGCGCAGCGCCACGAGGCGTGGCAGCCGATCCGTGCCGCTCATCTCGCGGGGCGGTCGGACCGATCGGCTATCGAGCGCTCGGCCGAGATCGCGGCGCTCGACGTCGGTCTGGCCCATGCGGACCAACTGGCTGACAGCCGCACGTCCGAGGCGCAACGGGTCGCAACGCTCGTCGAGACCGAACGTCGGCTGGCGGAAGCGTCGGCCGCGGTCACGGCCGCCGAAACCGCGCGAGCGCAACTCGCCCGATCGCTCGAGCGCCGTCTTGCTGACCTTTGCCGTGCCTTTCCTGAGGCGTGCGAGCGTCGGCCCGAAGCGCCGGCGCTTCTTGCCTTGGTGGAGGCGCGGGCCGATATGCTGGCGCGGGCCGATGCGATCGAAACAGCGCGTCTCGATGCCGAACAGGCGAACCGATCCCTCGCGCCTCGGCTCCGTCAGTTCGAAGGGGCGGAACGCAAAGCGCTGTTGCGGCCCGAACCGGGTGCTGATCTCGCCGAGCGCGTGCAGGCCTTGGCTCAAGCCATCGCGACCCACGACCAGGCGCATGCGGCCTATCTTCGAGATGAACGCGATCTCGTCGCGCAGCAATCCCAACACGCGACAGCCCGCCGCCTGCTCGCCGGCCTCGAGCAGGAGGAGCAGGCGTGGATCGCGGCATGGGGCGTGGCGGCGATGCAACTCGGCCTTCCGGCCGATGCGCCGACCGACCTGGGCGCGACACTCGCGGCGCAGTGGAATCGCGCGCGCGGCGAGCTCCGCTCGTTGGCGCAGACGCGGCGGCGGCTGCTTCGCATGGATGAGGACGAGGCGGCGCTGACGGGCCAGATCTCGGCTTTGGCGGCGCCGCTCGGGATCGCCTTGGCGGACGATACGCTGGCGTCCGGTGCGATGCTGGTCGACCGCTGGCGTTACAACAACACGCTGCGGCTTGGCCGCGACGCGCTGGTGCCGGAACGCGACGCTGTCACGGCGGCGCTGCAGACCCGCCAACAGGCCTTCGACGAGGCGGAAAGCGTCTTAAAAGAACTGGCCGAACAGGCCGCTGTCCCGGCCGGCGACGATGCGGCGCTGAAGAGGATCGCGGAACGGCGGCTCGATCTTTCCGGGCTGCGGTCGAGGCAGACGCAATTAGCCTCGACGGCTCGGCGCGCCGGCGAGGGTCTCGATCTCGACGTGTTGCGGCGCGAGGCTTTAGGGCAAGATCTCGACGCCGTGCGGGCCGAGGTCGCCGACCTCAAGGGGCGCCTCGATGCGCTCGATCAAACGATGGAAGCCGCGATCCGCGACGAGCAATCGGCCGGCAAGGCCATGGAGGCCCATGAGGCGCCCTCGGCGGTTCAGCGCGCCGTGGTGGATCGCGAACGCGCCACCGCCGACATGCATGCTGCTGTCGAGCGCTACGTCGAGTTGCGGCTCGCTCGCGATCTCGTGACCCAGGCGATCCAGCGTGTCAGAAGCGAGCAGCAGGATCCGCTGATCCGCGCGGCGGGTGCGATGTTCGCTCGTATGACCCAAGGCCAATTCGACGGGGTCGAGGCCGACGTCGATCAGAAGGGTGCGCCGGTGGTGCGCGGCATCCGGTCAGGTGGTCGCGGTTCGGAAGCTGTGGCGACCATGAGCGATGGCACGCGCGACCAACTCTTCCTCGCCTTTCGGCTCGCGAGCCTCGCCAATTACTGCGCCGCCACCGAGCCGCTGCCCTTTGTTGCCGACGACATTCTGGTGCATTTCGACGATCGCCGGGGTGCAGCGACGCTCGATCTTCTGGCCGAATTCGCGACCACGACACAGGTGCTGCTGTTTACTCACCATCAGTCCGTGCTCGCGGCCGGCGAGCGGCTGGCGGTGGACGGCCGCGCCTCCATCGTGACGATCGCCTAG
- a CDS encoding metallophosphoesterase family protein: MTVISAFKFLHAADLHLDSPLLGLSGKSVDFAAAVEHASRRAFDNLVALAIAEQCRFVILAGDVFDGDLRDFKTGLYFLSGMRRLRDADIKVFLIAGNHDAENRFADKLGYSDNVHRFAHRKAETVVLDDIETVIHGRSFGQRDVSENLALGYPAPVGNVFNIGILHTACAGSEGHHALYAPCSLEQLINHGYHYWALGHVHTRAELNLHPHVIYPGNLQGRNPRETGPKGATLVEVVDGTIVSCVHRDLDEVRWVSETIDVLGAADRREILERLRARLDVIGVEAGDRSVALRLRLSGRSVLHGGLLVDRFGLRDDVEALLATLSSPVWLEKLDLGTQPLATRGEGIDPTVAGQLEGEIRRLGAAPEAAKLIDDYLAEIRVKMPAGSRTDELFDLVRAEAGGRAVEIAVSLVSEAEDARAAG; this comes from the coding sequence TTGACCGTCATCAGCGCCTTTAAGTTTCTGCACGCGGCGGATCTGCACCTCGATAGCCCGTTACTGGGTCTCTCCGGCAAGTCGGTTGATTTTGCGGCGGCGGTCGAACATGCCTCGCGGCGGGCCTTTGACAATCTCGTGGCGCTGGCGATCGCGGAGCAATGCCGTTTCGTCATCCTGGCCGGCGACGTCTTCGACGGCGATCTTCGCGACTTCAAGACCGGCCTCTATTTCCTCAGCGGCATGCGGCGGCTGCGCGACGCGGACATCAAAGTGTTCCTCATCGCCGGCAACCACGACGCGGAAAATCGCTTCGCCGACAAGCTCGGCTATTCCGATAACGTGCATCGATTCGCCCACCGCAAGGCCGAGACGGTCGTGCTCGACGACATCGAGACCGTGATCCACGGCCGTAGCTTCGGACAGCGCGACGTGTCGGAGAATCTCGCGCTCGGCTATCCGGCGCCGGTCGGCAACGTCTTCAACATCGGCATTTTGCACACGGCCTGCGCCGGGAGCGAGGGCCATCACGCGCTCTATGCGCCGTGCTCGTTGGAGCAGCTTATCAATCATGGCTACCATTATTGGGCGCTCGGCCACGTGCATACGCGGGCCGAACTGAACCTGCACCCGCATGTGATCTATCCCGGCAACCTGCAGGGCCGGAACCCGCGCGAGACCGGGCCGAAGGGCGCGACCCTGGTCGAGGTGGTGGACGGCACGATCGTGTCCTGCGTGCACCGCGACCTCGACGAGGTGCGATGGGTATCGGAGACGATCGATGTGTTGGGCGCGGCCGACCGTCGCGAGATCCTCGAACGGCTGCGCGCGCGGTTGGATGTCATCGGGGTCGAGGCCGGTGACCGGTCGGTCGCGTTGCGGTTGCGCCTCTCTGGCCGGTCGGTGCTGCATGGCGGATTGCTGGTCGATCGCTTCGGGTTGCGCGACGATGTCGAGGCTCTGCTGGCGACCTTATCGAGCCCGGTCTGGCTCGAAAAGCTCGACCTCGGTACGCAGCCTCTGGCGACGCGCGGTGAGGGGATCGATCCAACCGTCGCGGGTCAACTCGAAGGCGAAATCCGCCGTCTGGGCGCGGCACCGGAAGCCGCCAAACTGATCGACGATTATCTCGCCGAAATCCGGGTCAAAATGCCGGCCGGCTCGCGCACCGACGAGTTGTTCGATCTGGTGCGAGCCGAGGCGGGCGGTCGCGCGGTCGAGATCGCCGTGTCGCTCGTCAGCGAAGCGGAGGATGCGCGTGCGGCTGGATGA
- a CDS encoding GH36-type glycosyl hydrolase domain-containing protein: MAEAQSATTPNSDGLAPLAAAMLVFSALGALLLPPPLALVAAVALGAAGLALLQRRVSGRLPTLIEAAIDIVALGLLAHARNDAYRVWQVPDTWTDVLGLTNVGSGVMVLLYGLAAAATLVRTRRHIALREATAAVLLPLLFNLMLLVGSEVLMRRLGFWLTLKGAVDDAVRAVIGRAVVLVVFVEMLTGILRLLVTGTLPRDPRVHVLLIGSAIHAALTPLLADLNQVVPGGGPMVQDLLAVVAATLSQAGLWALVFIVTGLAIDALGRMPPTFATLSRHWRGGLTKGGIYGGTFMALLLAAGAILQTPGIVTFMQAMPWLAGLIGGALLFPLAGTIVASADGTPPFFGRLRDAYGAPRAYWRGAVVGLGAALALSAGLSSQDGLNRFLVTFLIGALAYGGVDLAADLIGRASRQRAVMETWRIYGLGLLLGGLVGGSLGWYFDAPQLVVVATKFWSYVSLTGHPDGTFAVYPLFNKWGTIDLGHAAGGVKLFYDESLSGVINWSIAAPLFSINYFVLAALIGRSLTPLKQLISPKGFESLVEQAVRVLRWGLWMAPIINSFLRQSPDPAWYNQDGLVRTIAATAANVTLPQHDFRLWSLALFTGLLAYDWLRVLIWFDHMGLRVATLVNLTFIGGDRADEAAARFAGHAARTRIIPTGIRRFATWAPLLIPFYIPHGPEWDTAWTGAEQIRAKTPALSGPVDSLVMAYGVAGIAALAIAYLVGRRWDRRRPSAVTETMARPDFFLTAPAKFSLSNGFMTADLLPDGRGHSAIDGSARGSHGVDISKKLTDPLQMRGPFFFLRDRDEEQRWSIGYEPLQRVGPDYAAHQPTPSCASLRNTVAGIQADAELRLAEEETIEFWTIRLTNTEARPRRLSLASFREIAVHELGAYARDPDFNALHVETWFMSSLNGLFIRNRLLRAAGRMSPEIYFHAVRTGDGARLTGYEDSRTRFLGQTGIRDPQGLAETAPRQIDDEGSLYTFDPAASLTVAIDLPPGGQCELLFVTGRANDEQHAAEIVAHHLKVARPTPAALAAVWMRTRHIDPLPPKPATAWPFSFRKNGTELHLTEATPRPWAHVLANTTGFGTVVSNEGEIHSFNANARQNALTPFRFESVPVSNQGQAIYVVDLETGEADTAGFVPFRRADATHRVTYGLGSVTFAQQRGETELLLTVFVLPDAPADIRILTVKNNATRNRRFRIVPYFDIALDESPEDSLGKLEASRDEQTEALLFTNPRNDFFKGWAFAATSLTAPVSETVRARFLGGAGRDLTNPFMVENGVPDSSIDDDGRCAATFSGLIEVPAGGETEVVVVLGQGESRTEALTLAAALCDLASARSAMQATRAWWAERLNDISIETNNPAFDRLVNHWLPYQVLASRLWGRNGPNQRGGAYGFRDQLQDVLPFLFFDPHLTRRQIVFHAGAQFPEGDVFKWWHVAPDGRTGLGQRTRASDPHLWLPYVLVRYIEATSDTTVLDETAAYLEGPAVPDGTVDLLIAPRLSLETGDVYDHCIRAIDYTLARMGPHGLPLVGTGDWNDGVDAVGPAGKGESLWLSFFLHDILVRFAPIAQARQGDAAAQRLLDAAAALKLAIAGAWTSDHFVFDYDDAGEVLDPFSMMTAAWPALSSGAVDPARALTALEHGLSALEKPHRILLLAPPFDEQSKPYPGRIADYPPGVRENGGQYSHGVSWTVDAYMRLAEDAKRRGDTDLAAHLVGRAFETWCAISPLGKTEGKELAIYGLAPHQQPADIYDGPGYEGRGGWSWYTGSAARMLSAAYAVIGLEVRNGQVVVPDDLFAARGGLSIKTLCIKGKYHRAPLREGDDPVRTAAQ, translated from the coding sequence ATGGCAGAGGCACAGAGCGCGACCACGCCGAACAGCGACGGCTTAGCGCCGCTCGCGGCCGCGATGCTGGTCTTCTCGGCGCTCGGTGCTTTGCTGCTTCCACCCCCACTCGCGCTCGTCGCCGCCGTTGCGCTCGGCGCCGCCGGACTGGCACTTCTGCAGCGGCGCGTCTCGGGTCGCCTGCCGACACTGATCGAAGCCGCCATCGATATCGTCGCGCTTGGCCTTCTGGCGCATGCACGGAACGACGCCTATCGGGTTTGGCAGGTGCCGGACACGTGGACCGACGTACTCGGGCTCACCAATGTCGGCTCCGGCGTCATGGTTTTGCTCTACGGGCTCGCGGCCGCCGCGACCCTCGTCCGCACGCGCCGCCACATCGCGTTGCGCGAGGCGACTGCCGCGGTCCTGCTGCCGCTCCTCTTTAATCTGATGCTGCTGGTCGGCAGCGAGGTGCTGATGCGGCGGCTGGGGTTCTGGCTGACGCTCAAGGGTGCGGTCGACGATGCGGTCCGGGCCGTGATCGGGCGCGCCGTCGTGCTTGTCGTCTTCGTCGAAATGCTGACAGGCATCCTGCGCCTGCTCGTCACGGGGACGCTGCCCCGCGACCCGCGTGTGCATGTCTTGCTGATCGGCAGTGCGATCCATGCGGCCTTGACGCCGCTGCTGGCAGATCTCAACCAAGTTGTCCCGGGTGGCGGCCCTATGGTGCAGGACCTGCTGGCGGTCGTCGCCGCCACGCTCTCGCAAGCGGGCCTCTGGGCGCTCGTCTTCATTGTGACCGGCCTCGCGATCGACGCGCTCGGCCGCATGCCTCCGACCTTCGCGACCTTGTCGCGCCATTGGCGGGGCGGGTTGACCAAGGGCGGCATTTATGGCGGCACGTTCATGGCGTTGCTGCTGGCCGCGGGTGCTATTCTGCAAACACCCGGCATCGTGACGTTCATGCAAGCCATGCCTTGGCTCGCCGGCCTCATTGGCGGCGCGCTGCTGTTCCCGCTGGCCGGCACCATCGTGGCGAGCGCCGACGGAACGCCGCCGTTCTTCGGCCGCCTGCGCGACGCCTATGGCGCCCCGCGTGCCTATTGGCGCGGCGCCGTCGTCGGGCTGGGGGCGGCGCTTGCGCTCTCGGCCGGCTTGAGCAGCCAGGACGGCCTCAATCGGTTTCTGGTCACGTTCCTGATCGGGGCGCTCGCCTATGGCGGCGTCGATCTTGCGGCCGACCTGATCGGCCGGGCCAGTCGGCAGCGTGCCGTGATGGAAACCTGGCGCATCTATGGTCTTGGGCTGTTGCTCGGCGGCCTCGTCGGCGGATCGCTCGGCTGGTATTTCGATGCGCCGCAACTCGTCGTGGTGGCGACCAAGTTCTGGTCCTATGTCAGCCTCACGGGCCACCCGGACGGCACCTTCGCGGTCTATCCCCTGTTCAACAAATGGGGCACGATCGACCTCGGCCATGCGGCCGGCGGCGTCAAACTCTTCTACGACGAGTCACTGTCGGGCGTCATCAACTGGTCGATCGCGGCCCCGCTGTTCAGCATCAACTATTTCGTGCTCGCGGCCCTGATCGGTCGCAGTCTGACGCCGCTGAAACAATTGATCAGCCCCAAAGGCTTCGAGAGCCTCGTCGAGCAAGCCGTGCGGGTGCTCCGTTGGGGGCTCTGGATGGCCCCGATCATCAATTCGTTCCTGCGCCAGTCACCGGATCCCGCTTGGTACAATCAGGATGGGCTCGTCCGCACCATCGCGGCGACCGCCGCCAACGTGACCTTGCCGCAACATGATTTCCGCTTGTGGAGCCTCGCGCTGTTCACCGGCCTTTTGGCCTATGACTGGCTGCGCGTGCTGATCTGGTTCGATCATATGGGCCTGCGGGTCGCGACCCTCGTCAATCTCACCTTCATCGGCGGCGACCGGGCCGATGAGGCAGCCGCGCGGTTCGCCGGCCATGCGGCGCGCACCCGGATCATCCCGACCGGCATCCGCCGGTTCGCCACCTGGGCACCCTTGTTGATCCCGTTCTACATTCCGCATGGTCCCGAGTGGGACACGGCCTGGACCGGGGCGGAGCAGATTCGCGCCAAGACACCCGCCCTGTCGGGACCGGTCGACAGCCTTGTCATGGCCTATGGGGTGGCCGGGATCGCGGCGCTGGCCATCGCCTATCTGGTTGGGCGACGGTGGGATCGGCGCAGACCCTCGGCCGTGACCGAGACAATGGCGCGGCCGGACTTCTTCCTGACCGCGCCAGCCAAGTTCAGCCTGTCCAACGGGTTCATGACGGCCGATCTGCTGCCCGACGGGCGCGGCCATTCGGCGATCGACGGCTCGGCGCGCGGCAGCCATGGCGTCGACATCTCCAAGAAGCTGACCGACCCGCTGCAGATGCGCGGCCCCTTCTTCTTCCTGCGCGACCGAGACGAGGAACAGAGGTGGAGCATCGGCTACGAGCCGCTCCAGCGTGTCGGCCCCGATTATGCCGCGCATCAGCCGACGCCGAGTTGCGCCAGCCTTCGTAACACCGTCGCGGGCATTCAGGCCGATGCCGAATTGCGCCTTGCCGAAGAAGAGACGATCGAATTCTGGACCATCCGGCTGACCAACACCGAGGCGCGGCCGCGTCGCCTGTCGCTGGCCAGCTTCCGCGAGATCGCGGTGCACGAACTCGGGGCCTATGCGCGCGACCCGGACTTCAACGCGTTGCATGTCGAGACGTGGTTCATGAGCAGCCTCAATGGCTTGTTCATCCGCAACCGGCTGCTGCGCGCTGCCGGACGCATGTCGCCCGAGATCTATTTCCACGCCGTGCGGACAGGCGACGGGGCGAGGCTCACGGGCTATGAGGATAGCCGCACGCGCTTTCTCGGACAGACCGGCATCCGCGATCCGCAGGGCTTGGCCGAGACCGCGCCGCGCCAAATCGACGATGAAGGCTCGCTCTATACGTTCGACCCTGCGGCGAGCCTGACGGTCGCGATCGATCTGCCGCCGGGCGGTCAATGCGAGCTCCTCTTCGTGACGGGGCGCGCCAACGACGAGCAGCATGCGGCCGAGATCGTGGCGCATCACCTCAAGGTCGCCCGCCCGACCCCTGCCGCGCTCGCGGCCGTTTGGATGCGGACACGCCACATCGATCCGCTGCCGCCGAAACCGGCCACCGCTTGGCCGTTCAGCTTCAGGAAGAATGGGACGGAACTGCATCTGACCGAGGCCACGCCGCGCCCCTGGGCGCATGTTCTGGCCAATACGACCGGCTTCGGCACGGTGGTGTCGAACGAGGGCGAGATCCACTCGTTCAACGCCAATGCGCGGCAGAACGCGCTGACGCCGTTTCGCTTCGAATCGGTGCCGGTGTCCAACCAGGGCCAAGCCATCTATGTGGTCGATCTCGAAACCGGCGAGGCCGATACGGCTGGCTTCGTGCCGTTCCGGCGTGCCGATGCGACCCATCGCGTCACCTATGGGCTCGGCTCCGTCACCTTCGCGCAGCAACGCGGCGAGACCGAACTTCTTCTGACCGTCTTCGTGCTGCCCGACGCTCCGGCCGATATCCGCATTCTCACGGTCAAGAATAATGCGACGCGCAACCGGCGCTTCCGCATCGTCCCCTATTTCGACATCGCGCTCGACGAGAGCCCGGAGGATAGTCTCGGCAAACTCGAAGCCTCGCGCGACGAACAGACCGAGGCGCTGCTCTTCACCAATCCGCGCAACGACTTCTTCAAGGGCTGGGCGTTCGCGGCCACCAGCCTGACGGCGCCGGTGAGCGAGACGGTTCGAGCCCGCTTTCTGGGCGGAGCCGGGCGCGACCTCACCAATCCGTTCATGGTCGAAAATGGCGTGCCGGACAGCTCGATCGACGACGACGGCCGTTGCGCCGCGACCTTCTCGGGCCTGATCGAGGTGCCGGCCGGCGGAGAAACCGAGGTGGTGGTCGTGCTCGGGCAAGGCGAAAGCCGCACCGAGGCGCTGACGCTGGCGGCGGCGCTCTGTGATCTGGCGTCGGCCCGCTCCGCTATGCAGGCGACCCGCGCCTGGTGGGCCGAGCGCTTGAACGACATCTCGATCGAAACCAATAATCCGGCCTTTGATCGGCTGGTCAACCATTGGCTGCCCTATCAGGTTCTGGCGTCTCGTCTGTGGGGGCGCAATGGCCCGAACCAGCGCGGCGGCGCCTACGGGTTCCGCGACCAGTTGCAGGATGTGCTGCCCTTCCTGTTCTTCGACCCGCATCTCACGCGGCGGCAAATCGTGTTCCACGCCGGCGCGCAATTCCCCGAGGGCGATGTCTTCAAATGGTGGCATGTCGCGCCCGATGGCCGCACGGGCCTCGGTCAGCGCACCCGCGCCTCCGATCCGCATCTCTGGCTGCCCTATGTGCTGGTGCGCTATATCGAGGCGACCTCGGACACGACGGTTCTGGACGAGACCGCCGCCTATCTCGAAGGGCCGGCCGTACCGGACGGCACCGTCGATCTCCTGATCGCGCCGCGCCTCTCGCTCGAAACCGGCGATGTTTACGACCACTGCATCCGCGCCATCGACTATACGCTGGCCCGCATGGGTCCGCACGGCCTGCCGCTGGTCGGCACCGGGGATTGGAACGATGGCGTCGATGCGGTCGGGCCGGCCGGCAAGGGCGAGAGCCTGTGGCTGTCGTTCTTCCTGCACGACATCCTCGTCCGCTTCGCCCCGATCGCTCAGGCGCGCCAGGGCGATGCTGCCGCGCAGCGTCTGCTGGATGCCGCGGCCGCCCTCAAACTAGCGATCGCGGGCGCCTGGACGAGCGATCATTTCGTGTTCGACTATGACGATGCCGGCGAGGTGCTGGATCCGTTCAGCATGATGACGGCGGCATGGCCGGCATTGTCGTCCGGCGCGGTCGATCCGGCGCGCGCGCTCACGGCGTTGGAGCATGGCCTGTCGGCGCTTGAAAAACCGCACCGCATTCTGTTGCTGGCTCCCCCATTCGACGAACAGTCCAAACCCTATCCCGGCCGCATCGCGGATTATCCGCCCGGCGTGCGGGAGAACGGCGGCCAATATTCGCATGGCGTGTCGTGGACCGTGGACGCATACATGCGGCTGGCCGAAGACGCCAAGCGGCGCGGCGATACCGATCTCGCGGCGCATCTCGTCGGGCGCGCCTTCGAAACCTGGTGCGCGATCTCGCCGCTTGGCAAGACCGAGGGCAAGGAGCTCGCGATCTACGGCCTCGCGCCGCATCAGCAGCCGGCCGACATTTACGACGGGCCGGGCTATGAGGGACGCGGCGGGTGGAGCTGGTACACCGGGTCGGCGGCCCGCATGCTGTCGGCCGCCTATGCGGTGATCGGGCTCGAGGTCCGCAATGGCCAGGTCGTCGTTCCGGACGATCTCTTCGCAGCACGCGGCGGATTGTCGATCAAGACCCTCTGCATCAAGGGAAAATACCATCGCGCACCGCTGCGCGAAGGCGATGACCCGGTGCGGACGGCCGCGCAATAG